CGGCCCGTGTCCGCCTCCAGGCGGACCAGGCCCGTACCGGCCTGATCGGTGAGCGCGCCCGGGCGCAGGATCGTCCACTCCAGGCCCAGCCGGGTGCGGAGGTGGTCGTCGGCCTCGCCCTTCGCCCGCAGGTAGTGGTCGAAGACCTCGTCCCCGTCGTGGCGGGCGTCGGCGCCCATCGAGGAGACCATCAGGAAGCGCCGTACGCGGGCCCGTTCGGCCGCGTCGGCGAAGAGGACGGCCGCGCCCCGGTCCACGGTGTCCTTGCGTTCGATACCGCTGCCCGCTCCCGCCCCGGCCGCGAAGACGGCCACGTCGGCGCCCTGGAGGATCCCCGCCACGTGCTCGACGGTCGCCGACTCCAGGTCGCAGAGCACCGGTTCGGCCCCCGCGTCCCGCAGGTCGTCGCCCTGCTCCGGGTCGCGGACGATGCCCGCGACCTCGTACCCGCGCGCGGAGAGCAGCCGCTCCAGCCGCAGCGCGATCCGACCGTGTCCACCCGCGATGACGATGCGCATGCCCCGACCGTACGTCGAGCGGGGCGCCCGCGCCCGCGAAGCGGCGGCGAACGGCCCCCGCCGCTCAGGGGCCGGGCTCGGTACGCCCCTGCCGGGGCAGGTCCAGGGCCACCGCGACCGCCGAGTCGCAGTACTCCCGTACGGCACTCGTCCGGGCTACGACACGCCCCCGGTGGATCACGATCCGGCTGTACGCCAGCGAGAGCACCCCGGCGATCCGGTCCCCGCGCACCGCGAGCAACTCCGCCGGGAAGCCCGCCTCCACCCGCACCTCGGGCAGGCCCATGGCCTCGCGGGCGCAGGCGCTGACCGTCTCGTAGGCCTCCGCCGCCCGGAGCCCGCCCTGCGAGGCCAGCAGGTACGCCGCTTCGAGCGGGTCACCCCGGCCCACCGGGTTGCCGGCGTCGCGCAGGGCCCCGCTCCCGGCCGCGACCCGGACCCCGGCGGCACGGAGCAGCCGGACCGGTGCGGTGCGCAGGCCGCGCCGCTCCAGGGCCGCGCAGTCCCCCTGGGGCAGGCAGGTGACCCGTACGCCGGCCGCGGCCAGTTGGTCGGCGGCGCGGGTCGCCACGTCCAGCGGGAGCCGGGACAGACCACCACAGGGGCCGATGCCGACACCGGGGCGCAGCCCGCCGGCCATGGCCGCGAGCCGGGCCAGACGCACCGGGTCGTCCCCGTCCGTGTGGAGGTCCACGGGGCAGCCGTGCTCGGCGGCGAGTTCCAGGACGGCCTCGACGAAGCCGGTGGGATCGGGGTCGAGGTCCGGGCAACCACCGATCACGGAGGCCCCCATCTTGACCGCGTCACGGAGCATGGCGAGTCCGTCCGCCCCGGCGACCCCGGTCAGCAGCCGGGGCACGGCGACGGTGGTCAGGTCGGTGAGGCCGCGCAGCGAGCGGCGGGCCTGGAGCACGGCCTCCATCGGGCCGAGCCCGTGGAGGTCGCCGATCCGTACGTGCGAGCGCAGGGCGGTGGCGCCGTGCCCGAGCTGGAGCAGCGCCGCCTCGGTGGCCCGGCGCTGCACCTCGTCGGGGGCGTGGGAGACGGGCCCCTCACCGTCCGCGGTCAGGGCGGTGTCGCCGTGCGCGTGCGGCTCGGCGGCGGCCGGCAGCAGCAGGTACCCGGTCAGGTCGACGCGGGACAGCGCGGGGGCGGGCAGGCTCCCGGGGGTCCCGACGGCCTGGATGCGGCCGCCCCCGCCCAGCCGGACGTCGACGGTGCGGCCGTCGGTGAGGCGGGCGCCGGCGAGCAGCAGGGTGGTGGACTCGGGGCCGGTCGCGGGACCACCCGCGTGACTCCGGGGGCCGTGTGCGGGCCCATGGCCGCCACCCTCGCCCCGGCCGCCGTGCGGGGAGTGGGACGGCTGCTGCGGCGGGCTGTCGGACATCGCGCTCCTGCGGTGGCTCGGGCGCTTCCCGGGTCCGTGGCCGCGGCCCGCGGCCCAAGATCACGCAGCGTGCCCCGAGCCTAGGGCGCGGGGGTCTCCGGTTCGCGGAGGAGCGAAATAGTCGTACCGGTGTGGTGCCTCCGCGGCGCGATCCGGAGTGCGAGGCCGCTCGGGATGCACAGAGCGTGAGATCGGGGCGGAATCACCGGTGCGGACCGTGTGACCTCGCCCACATTCGACCCGGAAAGTCGTGGAAATGGAGGCGGGAGAGGTGTGCGGGCCGATTCGGCAATCCGGCCCCGACCGCTCGGAGCCCGGTCCCCGCAAAGGATTTGGGCGATCGGCGGGCAACCGTGTAATGTCTTCCTCGCTCGCCCCAATAGCTCAGTCGGTAGAGCGTCTCCATGGTAAGGAGAAGGTCTGCGGTTCGATTCCGCATTGGGGCTCTGGTGAGAGAGGTTCCCCACCCTCGGGTGGGGAGTCGATCACATCAAAGCGGCGTAGCTCAGTCGGTAGAGCAAGCGGCTCATAATCGCTGTGTCACCGGTTCAAGTCCGGTCGCCGCTACACACAGTAGCCGATTGCGGGGTCGGTCTCCCGGTCGGCTACTCTTGTATGCGTTCATCCGTCCCAATTGTCCGTCAAGGAGCACTCACGTGGCTGCCACCGACGTCCGCCCGAAGATCACGCTGGCCTGCGTGGAGTGCAAGGAGCGGAACTACATCACCAAGAAGAACCGGCGTAACGACCCGGACCGTCTTGAGATGAAGAAGCACTGCCCGCGTTGCAACTCGCACACCGCGCACCGCGAGACCCGCTGATCCTGGCGAGTCTCGAATACAGGCACCGTCACGAGGCCGTCCCCTTTCATCGGGGGGCGGCCTCGTGTCGTTTCCGCGTCCGGATCCCTCCCGGCCCCACCTCTGTTCCCCGTGCGTGACGTCCCCGCGCCCGAAGGGGCGCGGTCGGTGATCCGTGACGTGTTCCTCGTGACTTTCATGTCCCTCAACAGGAGGTAGTGAGCCATGGCCCTCGACCAGACCTTCGTGGGGCGGAGCTACCCGCCCACCGATCCGTACGAGGTCGGCCGGGAGAAGATCCGCGAATTCGCCGTCGCCGTAGGCGACGAGAATCCCGTCTACACCGACCCCGAAGCCGCGAAGGCGCTCGGCCACCAGGACGTGATCGCGCCGCCGACCTTCGTGTTCGCCATCACGTTCCAGGCGGCGGGCCAGGTCATCGAGGACCCGCAGTTGGGTCTGGACTACAGCCGCGTCGTGCACGGCGACCAGAAGTTCGCGTACGTCCGTCCCGTGCGGGCCGGCGACCGGCTCTCCGTGACCTCCACCATCGAGGCCGTGAAGTCGCTCGCGGGCAACGACATCATCGACATCCGGGGCGAGGTCCACGACGCCTCCGGCGAGCACGTGGTGACGGCGTGGACCAAGCTCGTGTCCCGCGCTCCCCAGGAGGCCTGAGATGACCGCGCAGATCCAGTACGCCGACGTGGAGGTCGGCACCGAACTCCCGGCGGCCTCCTTCCCCGTGACGCGCGCCACGCTCGTCCGGTACGCGGGCGCCTCCGGCGACTTCAACCCGATCCACTGGAACGAGAAGTTCGCCAAGGAGGTCGGGCTCCCGGACGTGATCGCGCACGGCATGTTCACCATGGCCGAGGCGATCCGGGTGGTCACCGACTGGCTGGGCGACCCGGGTGCGGTCGTCGAGTACGGGGTGCGCTTCACCAAGCCCGTCGTCGTCCCGAACGACGAGGAGGGCGCGCTGATCGAGGTCACCGCCAAGGTGGCGGCCAAGCTGGACGACAACCGGGTCCGGGTGGACCTGACGGCGATGAGCGCGGGACAGAAGGTCCTGGGCATGTCGCGCGCGGTGGTCCGACTGGCCTGAGGCCGGCGCCCGCGACCGTCGGACCGGGGCCGCCCCGGTCCGACGGTCGCCGCGCCGCCGACCCGCGGTGGACGTCCTACGGGGGAGCGTTCCTACCGGGGGACCGCGGCGAGCAGCCGGCGGGCGGCCTCCGCGACCGCCTCACGGACGGCCGGGTCGGTGATCGTCCCCGTCCCCTCGTCCACGACGGCCCGGGGTACCGGCACCCGCGCGCAGGCCTCCTCCACGACGCTCGCCCCCGTGTACCCGAGGACCGTGCGCAACGCCCGATGAGCCCCGGCGGCGCCGGTCGGTGACGAGGACGCGTTGATCCAACCGACCGGCTTGTCCACGATCTCGACGCCGCCGACCGTCCAGTCCAGCAGGTTCTTGAAAGAGCCCGGAAGATCGCCCGCGTACTCCGGCGTGCAGAACAGCACCGCGTCCGCCCGTGCGATCAGCTCGCGCAGCCGGACGACCTCGGCCGGCAGGGGATCGACGTCGTCGTCCGGATTGAAGTGCGGGAGCCTCGCCAGGTCGAGGTAGGGCGTGGCGCGCACCGCGTCGCCGAGGACCTCGGGAACCGTGAGGATCACCGAGGTGTTGGTCGAGCCGGCGCGGGTGCTTCCGCTGATCAGGGCGAGTCGTGGGATTCGGGTCACGGGCGTGATGCTACGGCCGCGCGGTGTCGCGGCCGAAGGGATCGGGGAGGTGGCCCGCGCAGAGGAGCGTTGACAAAGTTAGTGATTGAGCAATAACTTGCTTCCATGGCAAGGATGAGCGCAGACGAGCGACGCGAGAGCGTCATTCGCGCGGCGATGCACGAGTTCGCGCGTGGCGGTTACCACGGGACCTCCACCGAGACGATCGCCAAGCGGGTGGGCGTCTCGCAGCCGTACCTGTTCCGGCTGTTCCCGAGCAAGCAGGCGATCTTCATCGAAGCCGTCGCCCGCTGCACCGAGGACATTCGGCTCGCCTTCGAGGAGGCCTCCGAGGGCCTCGGTGGCGAGGACGCGCTCAAGGCCATGGCGGAGGCGTACAAGCGGCTCATCGCCGAGCACCCCGACAAGCTCCTGATGCAACTCCAGTCGAACGTGGCCGTCGCGGCCGCCGAGGCCGAGGGGGAGACGGAGTTCGGGGTGATGGTCCGGGCCGGTTGGATGCGCCTGTGGGACACCGTGCGGGCGGCGATCGGCGGCGATGCCGACCAGACCGCCGGCTTCATGGCGCACGGGATGCTCATCAACACCCTCTCCGCCCTGGGCTTCCCGCCCGAGCACCGCGTCTGGGAGGGGTGCCGCCTGCTGGACGAGGCGGGCGGCCCCGAGTCCGACATCCGTACGAGCGCGTAGCGCGCGACCGGCCGCGCGTCATCGGCCGGACACCGTTCGACCCCGTCCCGGCGGTCGTGCGGGCAGGAAAGTTAGTCATCGATAACTAACAGGCAGATCCGTAGGGGGAAACGTGGACAGGCAAGGCACCGCACCCGGCGACACGAGCGCCGATACCAGGCTCAAGGCACCCGCCGTCTGGGCCCTCATCCTCACCGGCGTCGCCAGCTTCATGGCGGCCCTCGACAACCTCGTCGTCACCACCGCCCTGCCCGCGATCCGCGAGGACCTCGGCGGCAAGCTGGAGGACCTGGAGTGGACGGTGAACGCCTACACGCTCACCTTCGCCGTGCTCCTCATGTTCGGCTCCGCCCTCGGTGACCGGTTCGGCCGCCGCCGGCTGTTCATCGTCGGGCTCTCGATCTTCACCGGCGCCTCCGCCGCCGCGGCCCTCTCACCCGGCATAGACGAGCTGATCGCCGCCCGGGCCGTCCAGGGCGTGGGCGCGGCGATCATGATGCCGCTCACCCTCACCCTCCTCACCGCCGCCGTCCCGGCCGCCCGCCGCGGCATGGCCCTCGGCATCTACGGAGCCGTCACCGGCCTCGCCGTCGCCAGCGGCCCCCTCATCGGCGGCAGCCTCACCGAACACATCTCCTGGCAGTGGATCTTCTGGCTCAACGTGCCGATCGGTCTCGCCCTGATCCCCCTCGCCCGACTGCGCCTCGCCGAGTCCACGGCCCCCGACTCCCGCCTCGACGTCCCCGGCACGATCCTCATCAGCGGCGGCCTCTTCGGCATCGTCTACGCCCTGGTCAACGCCAACTCCGACGGCTGGACCAGCGCCCCCGTGCTCACCGGCCTGATCGTCGGCAGTGCGCTCGTCGGCGCGTTCATCCGCCACGGGATACGCCACGCGAACCCCATGCTCCCCATGCGGCTCTTCCGTAACCGGGGCTTCCTCGGGATCAACCTGGCCAGCCTGCTGATGTTCCTCGGCATGTTCGGCTCGATCTTCCTGCTCGCCCAGTTCCTCCAGGGCGTCGCCGGCTACTCGCCCACCGAGGCCGGACTGCGCATGCTCCCCTGGACCGGCATGCCGATGATCGTCGCGCCGATCGCCGGCATCCTCTCCGACCGCATCGGGGGCCGGCCGGTCGTCGCCGCCGGACTGGCGTTCCAGGCCCTCGGACTCGGCTGGTTCGCGGTGATCCTCAGCGCCGACGTCTCGTACGCCGCCCAGCTCCCCGCCCTCGTCCTCAGCGGCATCGGCATGGCCCTGTACTTCGCCCCCGCCGCCAACGTGCTGATGTCCACCGTGGCCCCCGCCGACCAGGGCAAGGCCTCCGGCACCAACAACGCCCTCCGCGAGGTCGGCGGCGCCCTCGGAGTCGCCGTCCTCGCCTCGGTCTTCTCCGCCCAGGGCGGCTACGAGAGCCCCCAGGCCTTCACCGACGGCACGATCCCCGCCCTGTGGATCGGCGCCGTCGCCGTAGCCCTCGCCGCCGGCCTCGCCCTCCTGCTCCCGGGCAGGGCCAAGACCCGGGACCAAGGCCTCCCCGGCCCCGAAGCCGCCTCCCCGGCCCCGGTCAAGGTGCCCGCCGCCGGCTGAGGCAGGGCCCCGTGTCGGCGGGCGCCCCGCCGACACGGGCGAAGAACCGGTACGGTCCGTGGCCCCGCAGGGATGCGAGGGGGACGGACCGTACTCTTGTCCCCGTGCAGGAACTCCACGACGCCCCCCTCGCCCCGCTGACCACCTTCCGCCTCGGCGGACCCGCGGCCCGCCTGGTCACCGCGACCACCGACGCCGAGGTGATCGCCGCCGTCCGTGCCGCGGACGCGACCGGCACCCCGCTGCTGATCATCGGCGGCGGCAGCAACCTCGTCATCGGTGACCGGGGATTCGCCGGCACCGCCCTGCGCATCGCCACCACCGGGTTCACCCTCGACGGCACGCGCCTGGAGCTCGCCGCCGGCGAGAACTGGAGCGACGCCGTCGCCCGCACCGTCGAAGCCGGCCTCGCCGGCGTCGAGTGCCTCGCCGGGATCCCGGGCTCCGCCGGCGCCACGCCCATCCAGAACGTCGGGGCGTACGGCCAGGAGGTCTGCGACACCATCACCGAGGTCGTCGCCTACGACCGCACCACCGGCGAAACGGTCACCCTCCCCGCCGACGCGTGCGGCTTCCGCTACCGCAACAGCACCTTCAAGGACCAGCCCGACCGGTACGTGGTCCTGCGCGTGCGCTTCGCCCTCGAAGACGCCGGCGGCCTGTCCGCGCCGATCAAGTACCCCGAGACCGCCCGCGCCCTCGGCGTGGAGGCCGGTGACCGGGTCCCGGCCGCCACCGCCCGCGAGACCGTACTGCGCCTGCGCGCCGGCAAGGGCATGGTCCTGGACCCCGCCGACCACGACACCTGGTCGGCCGGCTCGTTCTTCCACAACCCGATCCTGACCGACGAGGCGTACGCCGCCTTCCTCGCCCGAGTCCAGGACCGCCTCGGCGCCGAGACCGCCCCGCCCGCCTACCCCGCCGGCGACGGCCGGACGAAGACCAGCGCGGCCTGGCTGATCGACAAGGCCGGCTTCACCAAGGGCTACGGCACCGGCCCCGCCCGCATCTCCACCAAACACACCCTCGCCCTCACCAACCGCGGCGAGGCCACCACCGAGGACCTCCTCGCCCTGGCCCGCGAGGTCGTCGCGGGCGTCCACGCGGCCTTCGGCGTCACCCTGGTCAACGAACCGGTGACGGTCGGCGTCAGCATCTGAGGAGTCCCGGCCGCCATGCAATGCCCCCTGCACGGTGCCGGCACGGACCCCACCCGGCTGGTGGGACGCACGATCAGCAGCGTCGTCGCGTCCTGGCACGTCTACGAGGGCGAACGCTCCGAGGCGCCGCTCGACGTGTGGCTGATCGACAACGAGGGCGAGTCCACCCGCATCACCACCGGGTCCGACCAGTGCCTCATCGTCGAGTCGGAGTCCCCGCACGCGCCCTACGACATGGGGGAGTGGGGCCGCATCGAGGTCGGCGAGGACCTCGGCGACCACCCCTTCCTGCGCCATCTCGGCGAGACCGTCGCCACCGTGGCCGAGTACGCCGTCCCCGAGACCGGGCGCACCCACCTGGAGATCGGCTTCGTGGACGGCGACCGGGTCCGGGCCGACTGTTACGAGGGAGACCTGCGGCTCACCCGGTGAGCCAGTGGTCGATCCCCGCCAGCAGCTTCCCCTGGACGTCCTCCGGCGCGGCCGAACCGCGCACCGACTGCCGGGCCAGCTCCGCCAACTCCGCGTCCGTGAAACCGTGGTGGCGGCGCGCGATCTCGTACTGGGCCGCGAGCCGGGACCCGAACAGCAGCGGGTCGTCCGCCCCCAGCGCCATCGGCACCCCCGCCTCGAAGAGCGTGCGCAGCGGCACGTCCTCGGGGCGCTCGTAGACGCCCAGGGCCACGTTGGACGCCGGGCAGACCTCACAGGTGACCTGCCGGTCAGCGAGCCGCTTCAGCAGCCGCGGATCCTCGGCCGCCCGCACGCCGTGCCCGATGCGGGAGGCGTCCAGGTCGTCCAGACAGTCCCGTACCGAGGCCGGGCCGGTCAGCTCCCCGCCGTGCGGGGCCGCCAGCAGACCGCCCTCGCGGGCGATGGCGAAGGCCCGGTCGAAGTCACGGGCCATCCCGCGGCGTTCGTCGTTGGAGAGACCGAAGCCGACGATGCCGCGATCGGCGTACCGGACGGCGAGCCGGGCCAGGGTGCGGGCGTCGAGGGGGTGCTTCATGCGGTTGGCCGCGATGATCACCCGCATCCCCAGGCCGGTCTCCCGGGAGGCCGCGTCCACGGCGTCGAGGATGATCTCCACGGCCGGGATCATCCCGCCGAGGAGCGGGGCGTAGGAGGTGGGATCCACCTGGATCTCCAACCAGCCGCTGCCGTCCCGCACGTCCTCCTCGGCGGCCTCGCGCACCAGCCTGCGGATGTCGTCGGGCTCGCGCAGACAGGACCGGGCCGTGTCGTAGAGCCGCTGGAAGCGGAACCAGCCCCGCTCGTCGGTGGCCCGCAGCTTGGGCGGCTCCCCGCCCGTCAGCGCCTCGGGC
This region of Streptomyces sp. NBC_00513 genomic DNA includes:
- the rpmG gene encoding 50S ribosomal protein L33; this translates as MAATDVRPKITLACVECKERNYITKKNRRNDPDRLEMKKHCPRCNSHTAHRETR
- a CDS encoding NADPH-dependent FMN reductase yields the protein MTRIPRLALISGSTRAGSTNTSVILTVPEVLGDAVRATPYLDLARLPHFNPDDDVDPLPAEVVRLRELIARADAVLFCTPEYAGDLPGSFKNLLDWTVGGVEIVDKPVGWINASSSPTGAAGAHRALRTVLGYTGASVVEEACARVPVPRAVVDEGTGTITDPAVREAVAEAARRLLAAVPR
- a CDS encoding MaoC family dehydratase N-terminal domain-containing protein — translated: MALDQTFVGRSYPPTDPYEVGREKIREFAVAVGDENPVYTDPEAAKALGHQDVIAPPTFVFAITFQAAGQVIEDPQLGLDYSRVVHGDQKFAYVRPVRAGDRLSVTSTIEAVKSLAGNDIIDIRGEVHDASGEHVVTAWTKLVSRAPQEA
- a CDS encoding amidohydrolase family protein; protein product: MSDSPPQQPSHSPHGGRGEGGGHGPAHGPRSHAGGPATGPESTTLLLAGARLTDGRTVDVRLGGGGRIQAVGTPGSLPAPALSRVDLTGYLLLPAAAEPHAHGDTALTADGEGPVSHAPDEVQRRATEAALLQLGHGATALRSHVRIGDLHGLGPMEAVLQARRSLRGLTDLTTVAVPRLLTGVAGADGLAMLRDAVKMGASVIGGCPDLDPDPTGFVEAVLELAAEHGCPVDLHTDGDDPVRLARLAAMAGGLRPGVGIGPCGGLSRLPLDVATRAADQLAAAGVRVTCLPQGDCAALERRGLRTAPVRLLRAAGVRVAAGSGALRDAGNPVGRGDPLEAAYLLASQGGLRAAEAYETVSACAREAMGLPEVRVEAGFPAELLAVRGDRIAGVLSLAYSRIVIHRGRVVARTSAVREYCDSAVAVALDLPRQGRTEPGP
- a CDS encoding adenosine deaminase yields the protein MEHVRDLTLLPKAHLHLHFTGSMRPSTLLELADKYGVRLPEALTGGEPPKLRATDERGWFRFQRLYDTARSCLREPDDIRRLVREAAEEDVRDGSGWLEIQVDPTSYAPLLGGMIPAVEIILDAVDAASRETGLGMRVIIAANRMKHPLDARTLARLAVRYADRGIVGFGLSNDERRGMARDFDRAFAIAREGGLLAAPHGGELTGPASVRDCLDDLDASRIGHGVRAAEDPRLLKRLADRQVTCEVCPASNVALGVYERPEDVPLRTLFEAGVPMALGADDPLLFGSRLAAQYEIARRHHGFTDAELAELARQSVRGSAAPEDVQGKLLAGIDHWLTG
- a CDS encoding DHA2 family efflux MFS transporter permease subunit gives rise to the protein MDRQGTAPGDTSADTRLKAPAVWALILTGVASFMAALDNLVVTTALPAIREDLGGKLEDLEWTVNAYTLTFAVLLMFGSALGDRFGRRRLFIVGLSIFTGASAAAALSPGIDELIAARAVQGVGAAIMMPLTLTLLTAAVPAARRGMALGIYGAVTGLAVASGPLIGGSLTEHISWQWIFWLNVPIGLALIPLARLRLAESTAPDSRLDVPGTILISGGLFGIVYALVNANSDGWTSAPVLTGLIVGSALVGAFIRHGIRHANPMLPMRLFRNRGFLGINLASLLMFLGMFGSIFLLAQFLQGVAGYSPTEAGLRMLPWTGMPMIVAPIAGILSDRIGGRPVVAAGLAFQALGLGWFAVILSADVSYAAQLPALVLSGIGMALYFAPAANVLMSTVAPADQGKASGTNNALREVGGALGVAVLASVFSAQGGYESPQAFTDGTIPALWIGAVAVALAAGLALLLPGRAKTRDQGLPGPEAASPAPVKVPAAG
- a CDS encoding SDR family oxidoreductase, whose amino-acid sequence is MRIVIAGGHGRIALRLERLLSARGYEVAGIVRDPEQGDDLRDAGAEPVLCDLESATVEHVAGILQGADVAVFAAGAGAGSGIERKDTVDRGAAVLFADAAERARVRRFLMVSSMGADARHDGDEVFDHYLRAKGEADDHLRTRLGLEWTILRPGALTDQAGTGLVRLEADTGRGSIPLDDVAAVLAELIETPATAGLILELLSGSTPVSVAVKDVAGN
- a CDS encoding MaoC family dehydratase; this translates as MTAQIQYADVEVGTELPAASFPVTRATLVRYAGASGDFNPIHWNEKFAKEVGLPDVIAHGMFTMAEAIRVVTDWLGDPGAVVEYGVRFTKPVVVPNDEEGALIEVTAKVAAKLDDNRVRVDLTAMSAGQKVLGMSRAVVRLA
- a CDS encoding UDP-N-acetylmuramate dehydrogenase; translation: MSAGAPPTRAKNRYGPWPRRDARGTDRTLVPVQELHDAPLAPLTTFRLGGPAARLVTATTDAEVIAAVRAADATGTPLLIIGGGSNLVIGDRGFAGTALRIATTGFTLDGTRLELAAGENWSDAVARTVEAGLAGVECLAGIPGSAGATPIQNVGAYGQEVCDTITEVVAYDRTTGETVTLPADACGFRYRNSTFKDQPDRYVVLRVRFALEDAGGLSAPIKYPETARALGVEAGDRVPAATARETVLRLRAGKGMVLDPADHDTWSAGSFFHNPILTDEAYAAFLARVQDRLGAETAPPAYPAGDGRTKTSAAWLIDKAGFTKGYGTGPARISTKHTLALTNRGEATTEDLLALAREVVAGVHAAFGVTLVNEPVTVGVSI
- a CDS encoding TetR/AcrR family transcriptional regulator, which codes for MARMSADERRESVIRAAMHEFARGGYHGTSTETIAKRVGVSQPYLFRLFPSKQAIFIEAVARCTEDIRLAFEEASEGLGGEDALKAMAEAYKRLIAEHPDKLLMQLQSNVAVAAAEAEGETEFGVMVRAGWMRLWDTVRAAIGGDADQTAGFMAHGMLINTLSALGFPPEHRVWEGCRLLDEAGGPESDIRTSA